Proteins found in one Tumebacillus sp. BK434 genomic segment:
- a CDS encoding LysR family transcriptional regulator yields the protein MDIKLLRTFIMMARELNFHRTAERLYLAQPTVSVHIRQLEELVGYPLFERSGRKVRLTAAGERFRLHADRILQAHDEALSDLARWKAGYDDRLDLLLSPLCAEHVLPPLWKQYTMMYPNVEVRIYTTLSPSVGPGIAAGRSHVGLSRTASSHPDTESRILHEDPVLLVAPGTVDPERVDYRELLLDHPLLTKNHPEYWDELLFQLHENRAPIRPMSVSQVGVTRKLIKEGLGVSFLPRSAVQDDLDNGNLVALPTPDLRLPTAFTYVITPRNKELPRAAQDFLNLLFASYLC from the coding sequence ATGGACATCAAACTCCTGCGAACGTTTATTATGATGGCCAGGGAGCTGAATTTCCACCGTACGGCGGAGCGGCTGTACCTCGCGCAGCCTACCGTCTCTGTCCATATTCGGCAGTTGGAAGAGCTGGTCGGCTATCCGCTGTTCGAGCGCAGCGGCCGCAAAGTGCGCCTGACCGCAGCGGGGGAGCGCTTCCGCCTGCATGCCGACCGGATTCTGCAGGCGCATGACGAGGCGCTGTCCGACTTGGCGCGCTGGAAGGCCGGCTATGACGACCGGCTCGATCTGCTGCTGTCCCCGCTCTGCGCCGAGCACGTGCTGCCGCCGCTTTGGAAGCAGTATACGATGATGTATCCGAACGTAGAAGTCCGCATCTACACCACGCTGTCGCCGTCGGTCGGCCCGGGCATCGCGGCCGGGCGCTCCCATGTCGGCTTGTCGCGAACGGCGTCCTCGCATCCGGACACCGAATCGCGCATCCTGCATGAAGACCCGGTGCTGCTGGTCGCGCCGGGCACCGTCGACCCGGAGCGAGTCGATTACCGCGAACTTTTGCTCGACCACCCGCTGCTCACGAAAAACCACCCCGAGTATTGGGATGAACTGCTCTTTCAGCTCCATGAAAACCGCGCCCCGATCCGCCCGATGTCAGTCTCGCAGGTCGGCGTGACCCGCAAGCTGATCAAAGAAGGCCTCGGCGTGTCGTTCCTGCCCCGCTCCGCTGTGCAGGATGATCTCGACAACGGGAATCTGGTCGCCTTGCCCACCCCCGACTTGCGCCTGCCCACCGCTTTTACCTATGTGATCACACCGCGCAACAAAGAGTTGCCCCGCGCCGCGCAGGATTTTCTGAACCTGCTATTCGCGAGCTATCTGTGCTAA
- a CDS encoding citrate synthase/methylcitrate synthase: MNMEHNLISLGLENVVVAQTDLSLVDGENGLLVYRNHWARDLALHHTFEEVAHLLWYGHLPSAEEAKALHDKLAAERELPAFVKAALDAIPADTEMMSALRTGISLLGTEAFAAWPPTLEQVIALTAKVPTIVAYRYARLQGHEPVAPRTDLGHTANYLYMLKGQEPQPAHVRALDAYLILTQEHGLNASTFAGRVVASTRSDLISSVTAAIGALKGPLHGGAPSEVTEMIEAIGTKENAEPWLRAKLEAGERLMGFGHRVYRTYDPRAKALSTIATELAGDDPWFALAVHVEEVGLRLLKEFKPHRPLNTNVEFYAAAVMRAIGLPDELFTPSFAVSRTVGWCAHILEAAQGKIIRPQSTYTGIMPE; the protein is encoded by the coding sequence ATGAACATGGAACACAATCTGATCTCGCTCGGACTTGAAAACGTTGTCGTTGCCCAGACCGACCTGAGCCTTGTCGACGGCGAAAACGGTCTGCTCGTCTACCGCAACCACTGGGCCCGCGATCTTGCCCTCCACCATACATTTGAAGAAGTCGCCCACCTCCTCTGGTACGGACATCTGCCAAGTGCAGAAGAAGCAAAAGCGCTGCACGACAAGCTGGCTGCCGAGCGCGAACTTCCGGCGTTTGTGAAAGCGGCGCTCGACGCGATCCCCGCCGACACCGAGATGATGAGCGCGCTGCGGACAGGCATTTCCCTGCTCGGTACGGAAGCGTTTGCAGCCTGGCCGCCGACTTTGGAACAGGTGATCGCGCTGACGGCGAAAGTGCCGACGATCGTCGCCTACCGCTACGCCCGCCTGCAAGGACACGAGCCGGTCGCGCCGCGCACCGACCTCGGGCACACGGCGAACTACCTCTATATGCTGAAAGGTCAAGAGCCGCAGCCGGCGCACGTGCGCGCGCTCGACGCCTATCTGATCCTGACACAGGAGCACGGACTGAACGCTTCGACCTTCGCCGGCCGCGTCGTCGCCTCCACCCGCTCCGATCTGATCTCCTCGGTGACGGCGGCGATCGGCGCACTGAAAGGCCCGCTGCACGGCGGCGCGCCGTCCGAGGTGACCGAGATGATCGAAGCGATCGGCACCAAGGAAAACGCCGAGCCGTGGCTGCGCGCCAAGCTGGAAGCGGGCGAGCGCTTGATGGGCTTCGGCCACCGCGTCTACCGCACCTACGACCCGCGCGCCAAAGCCCTGTCGACGATCGCAACGGAGCTGGCCGGCGACGACCCGTGGTTTGCCCTCGCCGTGCATGTCGAGGAAGTCGGCCTGCGCCTCTTGAAAGAATTCAAGCCGCACCGCCCCTTGAACACCAACGTGGAATTCTACGCGGCTGCCGTGATGCGCGCGATCGGCCTGCCCGACGAGCTGTTCACCCCGTCGTTTGCGGTCTCCCGCACGGTCGGCTGGTGCGCACACATCCTCGAAGCTGCACAAGGCAAGATCATCCGCCCGCAGTCGACCTATACAGGCATCATGCCGGAATAA
- a CDS encoding PH domain-containing protein: MTMSNPRRVHPLAIIPNAISFLRNALLPFLFGSISLVREHPLITVFGAFALLVLTGVFGFLFWYNFSYTIEAGELRVQKGIFNKQRRYIPLERIQSIDIQAGLILQLVGLVQLQIETASEGKVPEISLAGITREEAEALKKVLSDAKAARQPQAASGAEAGEAPAPEQIQYRLTMKELIFMSLTSASIGLIAPFLSAVIEPLTNFSEQFVAWLGLFQNGNPNLLEIGVLILLTLILSAVGSIILTMLAYARFTLTREGDVLKISRGLLEKRELTLPLDRLQGIRIVEGLLRQPFGYVTLHVESGGGYGKKQGQTTVLHPLVKRERVTEFLAEIAPGFELGTALRPLPKRAKRRYGVRPLLLALAIALVPSVLFYPYGLFALLLLPVFLAWGLLQYRDGGWSSGEACLTMRRRLIARTTVVIPWRKVQSYHRGQSLFQKRAALATASVRIISGGEGKEYKIVDVEADQALMS, translated from the coding sequence ATGACGATGTCTAATCCGCGCCGCGTGCACCCCTTGGCGATCATCCCGAACGCGATCAGCTTCCTGCGCAACGCGCTGCTGCCGTTTTTGTTCGGGAGCATCTCGCTTGTGCGCGAACATCCGCTGATCACCGTTTTCGGAGCATTCGCTCTGCTCGTGCTGACGGGGGTGTTTGGCTTTTTGTTCTGGTACAACTTCTCGTACACGATCGAAGCGGGCGAACTGCGCGTGCAGAAAGGCATCTTTAACAAGCAGCGCCGCTACATTCCGCTGGAGCGCATCCAGTCGATCGACATCCAAGCGGGCCTGATCCTGCAACTGGTCGGCCTGGTGCAGTTGCAGATCGAAACGGCCTCCGAAGGCAAAGTGCCGGAGATCTCGCTGGCCGGCATCACGCGGGAAGAGGCGGAAGCATTGAAAAAAGTGCTCAGCGACGCCAAAGCGGCCCGTCAGCCACAAGCAGCATCTGGTGCCGAAGCAGGAGAAGCCCCCGCGCCGGAGCAGATCCAGTACCGCCTGACGATGAAAGAGCTGATCTTCATGTCGCTGACCTCCGCTTCGATCGGCTTGATCGCGCCTTTTCTATCGGCGGTGATCGAGCCGCTCACCAACTTCTCCGAGCAGTTTGTCGCCTGGTTGGGCCTGTTCCAAAACGGCAATCCCAATCTGCTTGAGATCGGTGTCCTCATCCTGCTGACGCTGATCCTCTCCGCAGTCGGCTCGATCATTCTGACCATGCTCGCCTACGCGCGCTTTACACTGACCCGCGAAGGCGACGTGCTGAAGATCTCGCGCGGCCTGCTGGAGAAACGTGAACTGACCTTGCCGCTCGACCGCCTGCAGGGCATCCGCATCGTCGAAGGCCTGCTGCGCCAGCCGTTCGGCTATGTCACTTTGCACGTGGAGAGCGGCGGAGGCTATGGCAAGAAGCAAGGCCAGACCACGGTGCTGCACCCGCTGGTGAAGCGGGAGCGCGTGACGGAGTTTCTGGCGGAGATCGCGCCCGGCTTCGAGCTGGGCACAGCTCTTAGGCCGCTCCCCAAGCGGGCGAAGCGGAGATATGGCGTCCGTCCGCTCCTGCTCGCGCTGGCCATAGCGCTCGTGCCTTCCGTGTTGTTCTATCCGTACGGCCTGTTTGCGCTGCTGCTTCTGCCGGTTTTTCTGGCCTGGGGCCTGCTCCAATACCGCGATGGAGGCTGGTCGTCCGGAGAGGCCTGCCTGACGATGCGCAGGCGCCTGATCGCCCGCACAACGGTCGTCATCCCGTGGCGCAAGGTGCAGTCGTACCACCGCGGTCAGTCCCTGTTCCAAAAACGCGCTGCTCTCGCCACTGCCTCCGTCCGCATCATCTCCGGCGGGGAGGGGAAGGAGTACAAAATCGTCGACGTCGAAGCGGATCAAGCATTGATGTCCTAG
- a CDS encoding PH domain-containing protein translates to MRNPPALKVDPNAVSIWRIKAALSSLFYGLVPLAYFFLSKKLEQLPLWGFWSLLTLAVLIYLFEVLLVPVIRYRTLRYEITAEEVYLQAGVFNVRRSLIPMNRVQHVETAQGMLLRAYSLANVTVYTAAGKHQIPALQLQVADDLRNRIAEFAKVVDDDDV, encoded by the coding sequence ATGCGCAACCCGCCAGCACTAAAAGTCGACCCCAACGCCGTCAGCATCTGGCGCATCAAAGCGGCCTTGTCGTCACTGTTCTACGGACTTGTACCGCTCGCCTATTTTTTCTTGAGCAAAAAACTGGAGCAGCTGCCCCTCTGGGGCTTCTGGTCGCTGCTAACTCTCGCCGTCTTGATCTACCTGTTCGAAGTGCTGCTCGTGCCGGTCATCCGTTACCGCACGCTGCGCTATGAGATCACAGCGGAAGAAGTCTACCTGCAAGCGGGCGTTTTCAACGTGCGCCGCAGCCTGATCCCGATGAACCGCGTCCAGCATGTGGAGACGGCGCAAGGCATGCTGTTGCGCGCTTACAGCCTCGCCAACGTGACGGTCTACACGGCGGCCGGCAAGCATCAGATCCCGGCCTTGCAGCTGCAGGTCGCCGACGACCTGCGCAACCGGATCGCCGAATTCGCCAAGGTGGTGGATGATGACGATGTCTAA
- a CDS encoding 4-hydroxy-3-methylbut-2-enyl diphosphate reductase — protein sequence MEVIKISPRGYCYGVVDAMVLAQQAAKDLDLPRPVYILGKIVHNQHVVDAFTEQGIITLDGENRLELLDKIDKGTVIFTAHGVSPEVRQKAQEKGLTTVDATCPDVTKTHDLIREKTALGYEIIYIGKKGHPEPEGAMGVAPDLVHLVEKAADVEKLQLKSGKILVTNQTTMSQWDTKHLMNVVLQRFPHVEIHNEICLATQIRQEAVAEQAGAADLTIVVGDPASNNSNRLAQVSEDIADTKAYRIADVSELQLEWLQGVNKVAVTSGASTPTQITREVIDFLEQYDPQDESTWERLRKITVDRILPRYKEKSK from the coding sequence ATGGAAGTAATCAAAATTTCACCGCGCGGCTATTGTTACGGGGTGGTCGATGCGATGGTGCTGGCCCAGCAGGCGGCCAAAGACCTCGATCTGCCGCGTCCGGTCTATATACTCGGCAAGATCGTCCACAACCAGCACGTGGTCGATGCGTTCACCGAGCAGGGTATCATCACGCTGGACGGCGAGAACCGCCTCGAACTGCTCGACAAGATCGACAAGGGCACGGTGATCTTCACCGCGCACGGCGTATCGCCGGAAGTCCGCCAAAAGGCGCAGGAAAAAGGCTTGACCACCGTCGATGCTACCTGCCCGGACGTGACGAAGACGCACGACCTGATCCGTGAAAAAACGGCACTGGGCTATGAGATCATCTACATCGGCAAAAAAGGCCACCCGGAACCGGAAGGGGCGATGGGCGTGGCGCCCGACCTCGTGCACCTCGTGGAAAAAGCTGCGGACGTCGAGAAGCTGCAGCTGAAGAGCGGCAAGATCCTCGTCACCAATCAGACCACGATGAGCCAATGGGACACCAAGCACCTGATGAACGTCGTGCTGCAGAGATTCCCGCACGTGGAGATTCACAATGAGATCTGCCTCGCGACGCAGATTCGCCAAGAGGCGGTGGCGGAGCAGGCGGGGGCGGCCGACCTGACGATCGTCGTCGGCGACCCGGCTTCGAACAACTCCAACCGGCTGGCCCAAGTCTCGGAAGACATCGCCGACACGAAGGCCTACCGCATCGCCGACGTCTCCGAGCTGCAGCTGGAATGGCTGCAAGGCGTGAATAAGGTCGCCGTCACGTCCGGCGCTTCGACACCGACACAGATCACCAGAGAAGTGATCGATTTCCTCGAACAGTACGACCCGCAGGACGAATCGACCTGGGAGCGTCTGCGCAAGATCACCGTCGACCGCATCCTGCCGCGCTACAAAGAAAAGTCGAAATAA
- a CDS encoding MFS transporter, producing MARNFKRFQEILKNRNFTAYITSYYVGGFANFVQMFAIWAQALRLSGQDPLALGIVTMMEILPGILISPWAGLLADRMSKRTLLFICYTLRAGTLLLMFFSSELWHLYLLAGLHSTFVAFGEPPHRAFLPLLVRPEQYVSMNSLIATMNNIWQIFRPAIGGWVVFTFGSQTAFLVGMGMYLLAPLLLTLVKVHDSAAHRTREERERSSMWQEVREGVAYIRTEPILVYLFVFMMLFTLCMGTQGTLTMLFVGQHLVPEEQASGAVGLLFSALGIGGLVGAFLTTLLVKRLPLLLLLFTSLAFDGVMVVIFAMCDTMTVAITCFAFFGIIGSVNQIVQDTLIQTIVPEHLRGRVYGAFGPITGPLSLLSVGAGTSLASVIGTRAVFMICGVMEIGAVGICRMLPSYKQVRESLAEKIPQSTFQT from the coding sequence TTGGCACGCAACTTCAAACGGTTTCAGGAGATCCTGAAGAACCGCAATTTTACCGCTTATATCACGAGCTATTATGTCGGCGGATTTGCGAATTTTGTGCAGATGTTTGCGATCTGGGCACAGGCGCTCCGCTTGTCGGGCCAGGACCCGCTGGCGCTTGGCATCGTGACGATGATGGAGATTCTGCCCGGCATCCTCATCTCGCCGTGGGCCGGACTGCTCGCCGACCGCATGTCGAAGCGGACGCTTTTGTTCATCTGCTATACATTGCGCGCCGGCACGCTGCTGCTGATGTTTTTCTCGTCGGAGCTGTGGCATCTCTACCTGCTCGCCGGGCTGCATTCGACGTTTGTCGCCTTTGGCGAACCGCCGCACCGCGCGTTTTTGCCCTTGCTGGTGCGCCCGGAACAGTATGTGTCGATGAACTCGCTGATCGCCACGATGAACAACATCTGGCAGATCTTCCGCCCGGCGATCGGTGGCTGGGTGGTGTTCACGTTCGGCTCGCAGACCGCTTTTTTGGTCGGGATGGGCATGTATCTGCTGGCACCGCTGTTGCTGACCTTGGTCAAGGTGCACGACAGCGCCGCGCACCGCACCAGGGAAGAGCGGGAACGCTCCTCGATGTGGCAGGAGGTGCGGGAAGGCGTCGCCTACATCCGCACGGAGCCGATCCTGGTCTATTTGTTCGTCTTCATGATGCTGTTTACGCTGTGCATGGGCACGCAAGGGACGCTGACGATGCTGTTCGTCGGTCAGCACCTCGTGCCGGAGGAGCAGGCGAGCGGCGCGGTCGGGCTCTTGTTCTCCGCGCTTGGCATCGGCGGGCTGGTCGGCGCTTTCCTGACCACGCTGCTCGTCAAGCGGCTGCCCCTGCTCTTGCTCCTGTTCACTTCGCTCGCCTTTGACGGAGTGATGGTGGTGATCTTTGCGATGTGCGACACGATGACGGTGGCGATCACCTGTTTCGCCTTCTTCGGCATCATCGGCTCGGTCAACCAGATCGTGCAGGATACGCTGATCCAGACCATCGTGCCAGAACATCTGCGCGGGCGCGTCTACGGGGCGTTCGGCCCGATCACCGGTCCGCTGTCCCTGCTGTCGGTCGGCGCGGGCACGTCGCTCGCTTCGGTGATCGGCACGCGGGCGGTGTTCATGATCTGCGGCGTGATGGAGATCGGCGCGGTCGGCATCTGCCGCATGCTGCCGTCTTACAAACAGGTGCGCGAGTCGCTCGCCGAAAAAATTCCACAGTCCACCTTTCAGACGTAA
- a CDS encoding halocarboxylic acid dehydrogenase DehI family protein — MYIPEILEGEARGRLRKLYHNIKYTLHVPLISDVFRVLAHYPSFLTYALETSRSNLLSHHFEQLSDQLRAMPPPARPLPALPSFVTRRDLRGAAAVLPVFHYSNAKLLLLTTAWYEALSERPIPGWQQDETFIPPGIPASFPKTVPLLRIESAPPEIARLLRLITDAHYGFAPPGDIRALALYPTFLAGAWQGVESCLHTPWYRDQTDRLLHTAQSLARSLPYPLPLAPGRLQQVLSEREIASCLSIIAMYRSLLPKLILDTELMMGLLNRSAQTFWI, encoded by the coding sequence TTGTACATCCCCGAAATCTTAGAGGGGGAAGCGCGGGGACGGCTGCGCAAGCTGTACCACAACATCAAATACACGCTGCATGTGCCGCTTATCAGCGACGTGTTTCGCGTGCTCGCACACTATCCGTCCTTCCTGACCTACGCGCTGGAAACGAGCCGCAGCAATCTGCTCTCCCATCATTTCGAGCAACTGTCCGACCAATTGCGCGCCATGCCTCCTCCGGCCCGCCCCCTGCCGGCCCTGCCGTCGTTTGTCACGCGGCGCGACCTGCGCGGCGCCGCGGCTGTGCTGCCCGTCTTCCACTACAGCAACGCCAAACTGCTGCTCTTGACCACCGCTTGGTATGAAGCGCTCTCCGAGCGCCCGATCCCCGGCTGGCAACAGGATGAAACGTTCATCCCGCCCGGCATCCCCGCCTCGTTTCCGAAGACGGTGCCGCTCCTGCGCATCGAATCGGCACCGCCGGAGATCGCGCGCCTGTTGCGCCTGATCACCGACGCCCACTACGGGTTCGCACCGCCCGGCGACATCCGCGCGCTGGCCTTATACCCGACATTCCTCGCCGGGGCTTGGCAAGGCGTGGAATCCTGCCTGCACACCCCCTGGTATCGCGACCAGACCGACCGCCTGCTCCACACCGCGCAATCGTTAGCCCGCAGCCTCCCCTACCCGCTTCCGCTCGCCCCCGGCCGCCTGCAGCAAGTGCTGAGCGAACGGGAGATCGCCTCCTGCCTTTCGATCATCGCCATGTACCGCAGCCTCCTCCCCAAGCTCATCCTCGACACCGAACTGATGATGGGCTTGCTGAACCGATCTGCTCAGACCTTTTGGATCTGA
- a CDS encoding 50S ribosomal protein L11 methyltransferase — MSEAQEPRYVEYALAVDSERAEEAIAKLQMRGIEYVWIDAPFETFVTEDGYGYQEVETERTTVRAYEEVGEEPTDELLAKLRGEIEALLGPLAHEVTASVPQAVTEDPVYEFTALEVRPGLMIRPPWDEERVAEETTILIEPSAAFGTGLHPTTRHCLELIDDMVRPGDAVADLGAGSGILSLLARMKGADPVVAVDLNPSAESSIGYHMELNGIEGIAIIIGDVFTEFADAEHRFDMVAVNIGGKEAIELAPLLTRIVKQEGVLLLSGIVEWIEAQVTDAFAALGWSVAERRQGEEWVTLAVKRVEQAVSPRQPRPVALGIVEQQGKILVEKIVGKHMYGEGVYYRPPGGGIEFGEHSEQAVVRELREELGVEVTPAEFLGFLENIFRVEGSMGHEIVALYRVRLADETQYEQDVFVLTDGDSQNEAVWVPLADFASGDKLLMPSGLLERIKQ, encoded by the coding sequence ATGAGTGAAGCACAGGAACCGCGCTATGTCGAATACGCGCTTGCCGTCGATTCGGAGCGGGCGGAGGAAGCGATCGCGAAACTGCAGATGCGGGGCATCGAGTACGTGTGGATCGATGCGCCGTTTGAGACGTTTGTGACGGAGGACGGCTACGGCTATCAGGAAGTCGAGACTGAGCGGACGACCGTCCGTGCCTATGAGGAAGTCGGGGAAGAGCCGACAGATGAACTGCTCGCGAAGCTGCGCGGCGAGATCGAGGCGCTGCTCGGTCCGCTGGCCCATGAGGTGACGGCGAGCGTGCCGCAAGCGGTGACCGAAGATCCGGTCTACGAGTTTACGGCGTTGGAAGTCCGGCCCGGCCTGATGATTCGGCCGCCGTGGGATGAAGAGCGCGTGGCGGAGGAGACGACGATCCTCATCGAGCCGTCGGCCGCATTCGGCACCGGGCTGCATCCGACGACCCGGCATTGCCTGGAGCTGATCGACGACATGGTGCGGCCCGGCGATGCGGTCGCCGACCTCGGCGCCGGATCGGGGATCTTGAGCCTGCTGGCACGGATGAAAGGTGCCGATCCGGTCGTGGCGGTCGACCTCAACCCGTCGGCAGAAAGCAGCATCGGCTACCACATGGAACTGAACGGTATCGAAGGCATCGCGATCATCATCGGCGATGTTTTTACAGAATTCGCCGACGCGGAGCACCGTTTCGACATGGTGGCTGTCAACATCGGCGGCAAAGAAGCGATCGAGCTCGCCCCGCTGCTCACGCGGATCGTGAAACAGGAGGGCGTGCTGCTCCTGTCGGGCATCGTCGAGTGGATCGAGGCGCAGGTGACAGACGCTTTTGCCGCGCTTGGCTGGTCGGTGGCCGAGCGCAGACAGGGCGAGGAATGGGTGACGCTTGCCGTCAAGCGTGTCGAGCAGGCTGTAAGTCCGCGACAGCCGCGGCCGGTCGCGCTGGGCATTGTGGAACAGCAGGGCAAGATCCTGGTGGAAAAGATCGTCGGCAAGCACATGTACGGGGAAGGCGTCTATTACCGTCCGCCGGGCGGAGGGATTGAGTTTGGCGAGCATTCGGAGCAGGCGGTCGTGCGCGAACTGCGCGAGGAGCTGGGAGTGGAGGTAACACCTGCGGAATTTCTCGGCTTTCTTGAGAACATCTTCCGGGTGGAAGGAAGCATGGGCCATGAGATCGTCGCCCTGTACCGCGTGCGACTGGCAGACGAAACGCAGTATGAGCAGGATGTGTTTGTACTGACGGATGGCGACTCGCAAAATGAAGCGGTCTGGGTTCCCTTGGCCGATTTTGCCAGCGGGGACAAACTGCTGATGCCAAGCGGGCTTTTGGAGCGGATCAAGCAATAG
- a CDS encoding protease complex subunit PrcB family protein: MNQHHVTRGELHTKVMQISGLSSNEVVDRPDETVSRIEAAVLLSSTLPPMNTGIAGGLPAPFKDMASLTAGQQNAVAHVYHLGIMTGNDAGLFEPHRKLLRDEADWILRRAQERIQARKRPVPYEIITEPDVLPQLVLDRASEALIEPGVTLVNSEEATYVVISGGERNTGGYSIAPTSVVQGNGQIEILVELQRPDPNAMILQAITYPQLILRLPQVDQPVVLLNPGELAS, from the coding sequence ATGAACCAACATCATGTGACCCGCGGCGAGCTACATACGAAAGTGATGCAGATCAGCGGCTTATCCTCGAACGAAGTGGTTGATCGTCCCGATGAGACCGTCTCCCGCATCGAAGCGGCCGTGCTCTTGTCCAGCACCCTGCCGCCGATGAATACCGGCATCGCAGGCGGCCTGCCCGCTCCGTTCAAAGACATGGCCAGCCTGACCGCCGGCCAGCAGAACGCCGTAGCGCACGTGTACCACCTCGGTATCATGACCGGCAACGACGCCGGCCTGTTCGAGCCGCACCGCAAGCTGCTGCGCGACGAAGCCGACTGGATTCTGCGCCGCGCCCAAGAGCGCATTCAGGCCCGCAAGCGCCCCGTTCCGTATGAGATCATCACCGAGCCGGATGTGCTGCCGCAGCTGGTGCTGGATCGGGCGTCCGAAGCGTTGATCGAGCCCGGCGTCACCCTCGTCAACTCCGAAGAGGCCACCTATGTCGTCATCTCCGGCGGTGAGCGCAACACGGGCGGCTACAGCATCGCGCCGACCAGCGTCGTCCAAGGCAACGGCCAGATCGAGATCCTCGTCGAACTGCAGCGCCCCGATCCGAACGCGATGATCCTGCAGGCGATCACCTATCCGCAGCTGATCCTGCGCCTGCCGCAAGTCGACCAGCCCGTCGTGCTGCTCAATCCGGGCGAATTGGCGTCCTGA
- a CDS encoding alpha/beta hydrolase, whose translation MPKRRWFALLPLLLTSSMLAGCTASDSRHAADKTASAPAPQTANAAPVDPNTLPLWERPIAYIPEGAQDVKVRQDIPYKLVEQKELQFDLYTPAKQPVGKLPVVIFVNGDALPADRKGSKEWGQSTSWARSVAASGMAAVTFNHRSTDNFRQLAAAGADVDDLISYVRERAGEYDLDPERIVIWSCSSGAPLGLRKALQERPSYIKGVIAYYPLLDLRDRRSELAEEVTADLLRDYSPIMHLARSPEHFPPMLLVKAGQDTPAVNTPLDQFYAQALQQQAPITYLEHPSAPHSFDVTMPDDTTRSIIRQTLDFAKKAAR comes from the coding sequence ATGCCAAAACGCCGCTGGTTTGCCTTGCTCCCTCTCCTCTTGACCAGCTCGATGCTCGCAGGCTGTACAGCATCGGACAGCCGGCATGCTGCCGACAAAACAGCGTCCGCACCGGCTCCGCAAACGGCGAACGCCGCACCGGTCGACCCGAACACCCTGCCGCTTTGGGAGCGGCCGATCGCCTACATCCCGGAAGGTGCGCAAGACGTCAAGGTGCGCCAAGACATCCCGTACAAGCTGGTGGAGCAAAAGGAGCTGCAGTTCGATCTCTACACCCCCGCAAAGCAGCCGGTCGGCAAGCTCCCCGTCGTCATCTTCGTCAACGGAGATGCCTTACCCGCCGACCGGAAAGGATCGAAAGAGTGGGGGCAATCGACGTCTTGGGCGCGCTCCGTCGCCGCCTCAGGCATGGCGGCCGTCACGTTCAACCACCGCTCGACCGACAATTTTAGGCAACTGGCCGCAGCGGGGGCTGACGTGGACGATCTGATCTCCTATGTACGCGAGCGGGCAGGTGAATACGACCTCGATCCGGAGCGGATCGTGATCTGGTCCTGTTCGTCCGGAGCGCCGCTCGGCTTGCGCAAGGCCCTGCAAGAGCGTCCAAGTTACATAAAAGGTGTCATTGCCTACTACCCGCTGCTCGATCTGCGCGACCGCCGCTCTGAGCTGGCGGAAGAAGTGACCGCCGACCTCCTCCGCGACTACTCTCCGATCATGCATCTCGCCCGCTCCCCGGAGCATTTCCCGCCGATGCTGCTGGTCAAGGCCGGACAGGACACACCTGCCGTCAACACCCCGCTCGACCAATTCTATGCGCAGGCGTTGCAGCAGCAAGCCCCGATCACCTACCTCGAACACCCGTCCGCCCCCCACAGCTTCGATGTCACCATGCCTGACGACACCACCCGCAGCATCATCCGGCAGACTCTCGACTTCGCGAAAAAAGCGGCCCGGTAA